ggcaaagaagaaaataagcTATAAGAAAACAGCGAAGAAaacaaagaataaaagaaataataatatggCTTGTTACAGAATACAATATATAAAGATAGGAATTgcatgaaatatttcaaactcAATTAAACATCACACAAAATCGTCAATGTTCTCTTTTCTATACACATTCGGTATCTCACGCGAGCTCCAAATATAAAATCCAATCAGTCTCCAACATCAGAATCTCCATCTCCTATGGCATACAGTAGGTGAAACGCGATTCCTAGTAGTGCTGTTCCTATTAAATCACCTGCTGCAGTTAGATATGGTATTGCAGAACTATCTGGGTCCATTCCTCGTATCCACATCCATACAACCATCAATTGTGTGATGTATAACAATAATACTACCTAACGTTCAAACGAAAATACGAATGCAATGATCTAATTGTTCATTGcgttttttattgattatataaTACAAGCGCTGATGAAAAATTGGCTGTATACCTGTACTAAAGCGGCAGTCAGATAAACAATGAGAAATATAGGTGTAAAGGAAGTATGACCAGCTTGGAGGTAACTAATGGTATAGCTAAATATCAAATGACCAGGTATTACCATTGTTAACAGAACTCTAGCAGTTCTTGCGTGTCCGCCTGCAATACATTCCCATTGTACCATATGGAAGACATCTTAAGTTTAGTTATAATTGACGTACCTTTGGTACAGAAAACGTAGAACGGGTTGAAACGAACGACGGGTATTTCTTGATTATTAAATCGGCAATCTTTATGCAAAGACGTCGATATTCTACTAGCCTGAACAGCAGCTAGATTACCACCAACGCCGTTTATTACTAATTGAAATACTGCTATACCTTTGTAATTGGATACCGTATAATCTAGTATCAAACCACCCATACTAAAATTAATAGAAACATTGCTGTTAAGCGACCAATGTTGATTTTTGCATGCGACAATTGCATGCATTTTCAAAATGAAGAATATGTAAATACCTGCTAATTAACATTGCACATATCACAGGTGCCCAGCCGTAATCTAATATTTCCTTGGTAAATGGATTTTTAGCTGCGATATAATACCAAAGTGGCGTGACAATGACatgaaatattattaacatGGGTGCTATCCATTGTGCATATTCTGAAATAATGTTGCGAATGTTTGGTTAGTGGAAAGCTATTCTACTTTTAAACAACTGTATACACTTTTGtgtttacatatacatatatacaaatatacatatttacctGTTGCTTTGAATAGAAGAGATGCTATTCCTGAAAGAAGCATCAAAGTGGTTAAATCACCAAGGGAAGCTGCAATCGGTGTTGCTATATTATCTGGATCGATGTTTATCCGCTTGGATAATAATATAACTGCGACCATCACCAAGCTCAACAAAAAGCTTGCTATGGATGCAGTAACTAAGGCACTGGCGCATAACAAAAGCGCGTGGTAAATATCAAACTGTGCTTCTGGAATCCAACCAAGTATGATAGCAGCTAAAGAAGCCAATAAGCCTACTACGGTTGCTTGACATTGTATTAAAGCAAGATTTCCAACGATCAAAGTCCATTGCTGTTTCTTTGTATCCATGTGTCCAAGATTTGCATGAGTTGAAAATCGTGAAGCTAATGTCATTTCCAAGTTTCCTTTCAAGCCAAGCAATGCTGGCACCAATATATATACTTCGGATACTGTTTGATATACAGGCCAATGCTACAGGAAAGAAGGAAATCAACCGACGTGTGCGTTTAAACATTTTCTCAATGTTTTTATATTGCGCTCCTATCAAATTCGGTACTCGTACGTACCTGCACAACATCCAGTAACATACTGGCAGCCACCATACCAAAACCAGCTAACAGAAAAGGCACAAACATTTGTATAGATATAGACCAAACATTCTCATCTCTGAATTGCCTAAATTGAGTGTCTCGTGTAACTGATTTTTTCGCATCATCGTTAATACATTGATGATCAATTGGCGATGGTATAAGTCGCTGTGTATGTTCTCCATCGCTTTCTGTTTCTTCATCAGTTTTAATTTCCACTTCCATGGTAATATCGGAAATATTCGATCGAAGTGATTCATCACTATCTAGTCCCACCATTCTGTTTACGCGAAATTTCTTTTCTGATTTTCTCTGTCGTATGTCTGATAAATTACTTGCGTTCACCTTCATTCCTACATTAGCATGGCTCATTCTTGATAAATCGCTTTCCAAGCAGTACTATCGAAAACTGTAACGAAAAAGATGATCGCTGCTATTCTTTTGAACTCTGACAAAGATTGCGAATTTGCATCTTAATCAGAAGAATGTGAGTGTAATTGTTGTAACTGATGTGTAATTAACGAgcattactattattactattattgttatcattattgttattattattatcatcatctaCAGCATCAACGTCTTCATCCTCCTGTTCTTCATCATCGTCATTGcatttatcattatcattatcatcattatcatcgtcctcattatcatcatcatcatcatcatcatcataatcatcatcattattatcgtcatcatcatcatcgtcaaTGTCATCATGATCATTATCACTGTCATCGTTTTCGTCATTACTACCACCATCGCTATTATCATCATTAACATTATTGCATTGCTCGAGAGTTTCCATCTTTGATATATTTTCTCTCTTCACCatataattaacaataattacaATGCTGTACAGTAAAAGAAAGATCTCTTTTCATTGCACATAGGACAGCTTATCTTTTTATTCTTGCTGTACAAAACTGTCAAACGAAAATTAGCATCGTATAAGAAAAAGCATGCATTCTGTACAGAAAAAAGTATTTATTGTGTGTTCATTTTGAAAGTACATAATATTTCCATATCTTACGCATCGGATGACATTAGGCGTGAATTGACTAATTCTTAATGATCGATATCGATATTTGCATCCATTATCCATTTGGGATGAAGTCAAACGCATTGCTTTTTACCTGTTTTGTAATCGATTGTTTCGTAATCATGATCGAATggaaaattcgatgaaaacaattcATAACGGAGAAACGAGAAAATGAAAGACAATGAAACACAATTTCATGGTCGTGAAGTTAATGACAAGATCAAAGTAATTGGCGAATATGATACGAGTAAAATTATGAAAGTCAAAAAATGAACGACAGTGAAATTAATAGAATTCGTATAATGATACGTTTAAACATTTAATAGATATCTACCGATataaaattttagaaataataatatccAGAGTAAATGAAGGTTCGTTATCTAAAAGATTGCCATAAAATAGAAAATGGTTATAGCTTGAAATAAAAGTGTAATTGTTTATAACAATAATCTATCATGAAAAACGATATTATATTGTACAAAAAATTTGATCGAGATAGGGATGCTACAGGTTAAAATGCCATGTTTATGTGTAAAAAAAGGTGTTTCCATTGTAATTGCATAATTGCATAGCttaatatttttgattttacGTACGAGATATTTAACATTGATAAAGATATTCTGGCTGTTAgtagtatttttataaataatcttTTGGCAATAAAACAAGGAAATACTGTATTGCCAAATTGATGATGTTTCAACGTGGAAAACATAACCTCGATGCCGTATAACCTACCTTGAACGTATAGTACGGCTCCATATTCGTTCGTCGTTCAACCACGTGGAGGCGTTCTCAGTTACCAGCGAAAAAGTATGAACAGCTGTAATACGAAACATTAATAATCTAGTTATTGAACCGTGAATGATGTATGCACTCTTTCATGGTACATATGTACGTGTTATATAATATTCACGCAATGCAATATGTATATCGACGAGTTCAAGTTTGACGAGTTTAAAGTTGTAATTTCGAACTATTGAGTTAAAGATGTACCAGAGATACGCGAGATCATATAGATAAAAAACAGACAATTGGATAATAAATGGTTGATGATAAACGATATAACTGATTTTATTGTTTGTATGGAAACGTAACAAAAAAGGAAATTTACTTTACCGATACGTTTCAGTttgtaaaaatgataaaaagcgAAACTAATCTGAGAACGAATTTTCTGAATATTATGAAAATCTATAAAATAGGATTAGTATTTTATGTTGCAATGTTAACGGAGGTGGCAGTTGTCATGTACTCTTccataaatgaaattgtttctttcgttaaatataagaaattaaatttacataaaacaaACAGGAAAACAGGAATATGCTGAACATATGTTTAGAAtgcaaaaagaaatttttataaagtaaattgggaaattaaagtaataaaccaaaaattatacaattatttatttttgtatatattctTTCACGTACGTACGACTAAATGCATAATTTCCTAAAAATGCAAGAGAAAGGTACAtgcttaaaaaaaaatgtagtcTTGTGTTGAATAGTAGAacaagaaatttaataaaagctTTGATGATCGTAAAATAATGCAAAAATATTGATTTCGGAGGAAAATTCAATAGGAAATCGaaggaagaaataaagaaaacacGCAGCTGCTTTGTAATAAATTCATCTTATTACAAACGAAGACTAATTAATTTAGATGCAAGTTACCCTGGGCATAGGGGATATACACGGGGGAATGATGCTCGAAATACTTTATCTGGGCAATGGGCATAGTGCCCGTAAGAGAGTTCTGTCTAGACGATGCATGCGTATTATATGAGACTTCGACGAGTTAGTTTGCGTCCATTGTGCGCCTTTCTATTGTCAAATCGATCACACGTTATTTACGTCATATCATTTGAAATAGAATCGGataattgtttttctttttaataataatgGATTCATAtacatcataaatattatttagtgGTTTATTACTCTTATATTATCAAGATTTAGTGTAATATTACAAGGTAAgagaatttcttatttattcgtGTCTACTAAATTTTTAGTACaaattttaatcttcttttctcgtatccccttttttttctctttctctctcctcccCGTGTATTCTTAATCGGATTCGTTTGCTCGTTCATTTGCATTTCTTCGTTACACGCTTTCGATCCAGATAAAGTTAGATCCAACACTTGTATATAATTGATTGCATAATTAAGAAACACTTGAAAGCTCTTTGTTACATAATACTTTCAATTAAAACAAAACTGAGACATTAAATATACAGCTACATCACGCGAGAGGTGAccctattaatttatcaatGTAATCATGATAATCGTATCACATTGTACGTGCGAAATTTTTTGCATAACCCATATATTTAAAGACAGTTTCCTTAAGGGTTCACATACTTTCGCGACTGTTCAAACGTTTCCCACTATAGctgattaatataataaatatcaaattatggaagagagagagagagagagagagagagagagagagagagaaaggaaataagagaaaagaaggaaataaaaaagcACGAAATAAAACACGTTAGTACcgtaattaatttcaaatttgaaTAAAGTGACAGTGCACGAGTTTCGAAGAATCTGTGATGGGTCGCAGAAAACATCGGAGCAAAGGAAGCAAGTTACCACCGTTGAGATCGTCGAAATGTAACGTCGCTTGTGAGAAATCAACGACTTGCGATGAAACGAAAgcgaaggaagagagagaaagaagaggaacAACAGAGAAAACTATAACACCCGATGTTATGCGTTACCAGAAAGAAAGGACAGACTGTTTTCACCAAACGAATGATCTAATCGGTGTACGTTCGCGATTAACGTATCCTTTGGTTCAGCTGTCTTTATTAATCAACTCATCGATATTATCAGAGGAGAATGAGAGCGTAGAGGACGAATGCATCGAATTAAAGGTAAAGCCACGGTTCGTATTCGTGTCTAGCCTTTGTATGGTTTGCTCGAAGAAGTCTCAGTTATTCTGTGAGCGTTGCCAAATGGTGTCTTATTGCTCGATAATGCATCAAACCCAGGGACTGTCGCAGCATCGTGAGTTGTGCGAAGCACTGACAGAGATTCATTCGTCCATCGTCTTGACACTCTCTGATGGTTCTGGCGTGCAATTGGACGCGGACCAGTACCGTATTTATCGGCTAAAATTGCTGGCGATACTCGAGTCTGAGGTCAAAAGATCGTTGGATCTTTGGGAAAAAGAAATCATATTATATCCTAGAGTTTGTCGAGTTTGTCGTCGATTTAGCGAGAAACTGATCTGCTGCGTGCACTGCGGAATGGAATTCTTCTGCGAGGAACATGGTGACGAACATAAAAATTGGTGCGAAGAGTTCCGAGTTTATCAAAGAATTTTGCACCTCCAACACAAACACGGTTACGTTAATCCGAAAATTCCGAACGTGCATCTGGAAATGTTCGTGGCGCAGCCAGAATTCGATTTCGATAAATTAATGCATCGAATTTACGGGAATTCTTTATATTATCGTCAAATGGATTGTTATACGTACGCTCTGTTATCGCATCTGTGCACTATCCCACTGACAGCCCTTTATTCCATGCAGATTTCTTGCCCCGAATGGCGAAATAGAACCGATTGGACTATTCATATACTCGGCGCGGAATTCCAATTCGAAGGTATACACTTGGACGTCTGGGAGAAACTGTTTCTTCATTTCTTACCGAACTTACAGAAGCTCCATTTGATTCTGATCGGACCAGAGTTACAATTACCGAAAGACGTCCCACCTAGATTTTTATCCATGGTTCAACTTTGTAAGAAATGTAAATCCGCTGGTCGAGCTGTTATCGTTACGTTTAAACCGGAGAAGCTTTATCACTGCTTGGTTCGCGACCCATCGCAAACTCTTGCTACTCCTGATTTAATTTGTCTCTACAATCCTGGTCTCTATCGGACGACTGGGTTTGCAGGAAAAGACACATGGCTCGAAACGATACGCGAGTTTTCCAAGACGTTAGCTCCAACCACCATCACGTCTTACACTGCGCAAGAAATGCTTTGGGaaataaatcgaataaattCCGTCGCTGATGTCGAAGTTCTTTTACAACCGTGTAAAAATCCATTTGCGTCGGTCAAGCCAGACC
The Bombus vancouverensis nearcticus chromosome 6, iyBomVanc1_principal, whole genome shotgun sequence DNA segment above includes these coding regions:
- the LOC117158075 gene encoding solute carrier family 41 member 1-like, with translation MSHANVGMKVNASNLSDIRQRKSEKKFRVNRMVGLDSDESLRSNISDITMEVEIKTDEETESDGEHTQRLIPSPIDHQCINDDAKKSVTRDTQFRQFRDENVWSISIQMFVPFLLAGFGMVAASMLLDVVQHWPVYQTVSEVYILVPALLGLKGNLEMTLASRFSTHANLGHMDTKKQQWTLIVGNLALIQCQATVVGLLASLAAIILGWIPEAQFDIYHALLLCASALVTASIASFLLSLVMVAVILLSKRINIDPDNIATPIAASLGDLTTLMLLSGIASLLFKATEYAQWIAPMLIIFHVIVTPLWYYIAAKNPFTKEILDYGWAPVICAMLISSMGGLILDYTVSNYKGIAVFQLVINGVGGNLAAVQASRISTSLHKDCRFNNQEIPVVRFNPFYVFCTKGGHARTARVLLTMVIPGHLIFSYTISYLQAGHTSFTPIFLIVYLTAALVQVVLLLYITQLMVVWMWIRGMDPDSSAIPYLTAAGDLIGTALLGIAFHLLYAIGDGDSDVGD
- the LOC117158074 gene encoding uncharacterized protein LOC117158074 — its product is MGRRKHRSKGSKLPPLRSSKCNVACEKSTTCDETKAKEERERRGTTEKTITPDVMRYQKERTDCFHQTNDLIGVRSRLTYPLVQLSLLINSSILSEENESVEDECIELKVKPRFVFVSSLCMVCSKKSQLFCERCQMVSYCSIMHQTQGLSQHRELCEALTEIHSSIVLTLSDGSGVQLDADQYRIYRLKLLAILESEVKRSLDLWEKEIILYPRVCRVCRRFSEKLICCVHCGMEFFCEEHGDEHKNWCEEFRVYQRILHLQHKHGYVNPKIPNVHLEMFVAQPEFDFDKLMHRIYGNSLYYRQMDCYTYALLSHLCTIPLTALYSMQISCPEWRNRTDWTIHILGAEFQFEGIHLDVWEKLFLHFLPNLQKLHLILIGPELQLPKDVPPRFLSMVQLCKKCKSAGRAVIVTFKPEKLYHCLVRDPSQTLATPDLICLYNPGLYRTTGFAGKDTWLETIREFSKTLAPTTITSYTAQEMLWEINRINSVADVEVLLQPCKNPFASVKPDRNFVSDNTNPLIYKNYYITIVKGKSIVL